DNA from Bradyrhizobium japonicum USDA 6:
TCTGGAACACGAGGTCGTAGGCGAAGGCGCCGAACAGGCCGAGCAGCCCGTCGTCGTTGGCGGAGAAGGCGGCGACGAGATCGCGCACCAGCGACATCACGCTGGCGCGCCGCGTGCGCTGGTCTTCCTCGACCGGCGCATCGCCGCGGATGATGTGGCCGGCAAGCCACGTGGCGCTCTTCTCGGAGATCACGACGCAGGGCTCGCGCAGCACGTCGGCGAGGAAGGCGATCAGCACCTGCCCGCGTTCATTGAGCGCTTCCAGCTTGAAATTGACGCCAGTGGTCTCGAGCTTGACCGGCGGGTCGGAGAAGCCGAGGTCAAAGCTCTCGTAGCGGCCGGGCACGGTCGTGCCCGAGGACAGCACCACGCCGCGGCGGCGATCGAGCAGGTTGATGAGATCGTCGAGCCTGTTGGCGCCGCCGGTGAACTGCTCCGCCACACGCGTGATCGCGAGACCGCCGCGGGTCAAATAGTCGCTTCGAGCCGGGAGGGCAAAGACTGTCCTGTTCATGTCGTCCTCTTACGAAACTTGCCGAGGAAACGCCACACAGGACAAACGATCAGGCCGCCGCACTGCGTGGCGACCTTCGACGATTTTGAGAAATGAAATCGCACCGGCCACCTCTTTAGGAGGTGCGCCACCAAAGACGGGCTGGGCGGACGGCGGTGCTCATGGGGCGGATACTCACCATGGCGCGGGGACGGCGTCAAGGGTGCCCCCGCGACCCGGGAATAGCGATTAGCCCAGGTGCTTTCTGAAAAACTCCGTCGCCCTGCCCCAGGCGAGCTCGGCGGCTTCGCGGTCATGCACGGCCTGGCGCTGCTCGTTGACGAAGGCGTGTTCGGCATCATAGCGGAACAGCTCGAGCGACTTGCCGGCGGCCTTCATGCCGTTTTCAAAACCATCGACCAGTTGCGGCGTGCACCAGTCGTCCTTGTTGGCGAAATGGGCCTGGAGCGGGATCTTGACGTCGGCGGGCTTGGCGGCCTGCTCCGGCGGGATGCCGTAGAACACGACGCCGGCCGCAAGCTCCGGAATCTTGGTCGCGCCGATGATGGTGACGGCGCCGCCGAGGCAGAAGCCTGTCAGCCCTACCTTGGCGCCGTTGCGCGACAGATATTGCGTGGCGCCGCGCACGGTCTGCGTGGTGGCGTCCATGAAGTCCAGCGAGTTCATCTCTTTGCCGGCGGCGTCCATGTCGTGATACGGCACCACCTTGCCCTTGTAGAGATCGGGCGCCAGCGCATCGAAGCCGGCGAGCGCAAAGCGGTCGCACAGGCCCTTGATCTGATCCGACAGGCCCCACCATTCCTGGATCACGACCACGCCCGGCGCGTTGCCGCGCGCGGCGTTGGCGAGATAGCCCGAGGCGTCCTTGCCGTCAGGGCGCTTGAAGGTGATGGCGGTTCCCATGGTGTCCTCCGATGAGTTTCTGGGGGAGCGGTTGGCGGTATTTTGGCCGCTGGGAGCGCGATAGGCAATCGCGCCAAACAACACACTCTCGTGCCCCGGATGCAATGCAGCGCGCCGCCCTTTGCGGCGTGGTGCGTTGCTGATCCGGGGCCCAGCCACAAGCATGCTGGATCCCGGCTCTGCGCAGCAGCGTTGCAAGCTGCAGCGCGTCCGGGACACGGGCAACAAAAAGCCCCCTCGCGGGGGCTTCTTCATGTCTCGTCTTGCACCGCTCAGTGAGAGTCGGCCCAGACCTTTTTCTTCGTGAAGTACATCAGGCCCGCGAAGATGATCAGGAACACGAACACCTGGAAGCCGAGGCGCTTGCGCGCTTCCATGTGGGGTTCGGCGGTCCACATCAGGAACGTGGTGACGTCCTTGGAATATTGCGCGACCGTGGTCGGCGAGCCGTCGTCATAGGTCACCTGGCCGTCGCTGAGCGGCTTCGGCATCTTGATGGCGTGACCCGGGAAGTACTTGTTGTAGTAGGAGCCTTCCGGGATGGTGACGCCCTCAGGCACCTTGTCCTCAAAACCCTGGAGCACCGCCGCGACATAGTCCGGGCCCTGCTCCTGGTACTGGGTGAAGAAGTCGAAGATGAACCAGGGGAAGCCGCGGCCGTAGGAGCGCGCCTTGGTGATCAGCGACAGATCGGGCGGCGCCGCACCGCCGTTCGCCGCACGGGCCGCCTGCTCGTTCGGGAATGGCGAGGGGAAATAGTCCGCCGGCCGGCCCGGGCGCTCGAACATGTCACCCGCATCGTTCGGGCCGTCCTTGACCTTGTACTCGGAGGCAAACGCCGCTGCCTGCGCCACCGAATAGCCGGGGCCGCCGGCTTCCGCGAGGTTGCGGAAGGCGATGAAGGACAGGCCATGGCAGCTCGAGCAGACCTCCTTGTAGACTTTCAGGCCGCGCTGGAGCGCACCGCGGTCGTACTTACCGAAAGGGCCGGAGAACGACCATTTGTTGCCCGGCGGCCTGTCGCTGCCTTCGGAGGCGCGAGCGTCCTGAAGGCTGCCGAAGAACAGCGCGCCGGCGGCAACGAGCGCGATGGCGACCGAGGCCACCGCCTTGCCGCCCTTGGCCAGGATCGCCTCCGAGATCGAGTTCGGCACCGGCCGCGGCGTCTCGATGCGCGAGAGCAGCGGCAGCACGATCAGGAAGTAGGCGAAGTAGCAGACGGTCAGGACCCGGCCGGCGATCACGTAGATGCCTTCCGGCGGCTGCGCGCCGAGATAGCCGAGCAGGATGCAGACCGCGACGAAGATCCAGAAGAACTGCTTGGCCAGCGGCCGGTACTTCGACGACCTGGTCTTGGCGGCATCGAGCCAGGGCAGGAAGCACAGGATGATGATCGCCGAGAACATCCCGATCACGCCCGCGAGCTTGTTCGGGATCGAGCGCAGGATCGCGTAGAACGGCAGGTAATACCATTCCGGCACGATGTGCGGCGGCGTCACGCCCGGGTTCGCCGGGATGTAGTTGTCGGCGTCGCCGAGATAGTTCGGCATGTAGAAGATGAACCAGGCGTAGAGCAGCAGGAAGCAGGCGACGCCGAACCCGTCCTTGATGGTCGCGTGCGGCGTGAACGGCACCGTGTCCTTTTCCGTCTTCGGCTCGACGCCGTCAGGATTGTTCTGGCCGGCGACATGCAGCGCCCAGACGTGGAGCACGACGACGCCCGCGATCAGGAACGGCAGCAGATAGTGCAGCGAGAAGAAGCGGTTCAGCGTCGGGTTGCCGACCGAATAGCCGCCCCACAACAGCGTCACGATGCTCTCGCCGACATAGGGAATGGCGGAGAACAGATTGGTGATGACGGTGGCGCCCCAGAAGCTCATCTGGCCCCACGGCAGCACGTAGCCCATGAAGCCCGTCGCCATCATCAGGAGGTAGATGATGACGCCGAGGATCCACAGCACCTCGCGCGGCTCCTTGTAGGAGCCGTAATAGAGGCCGCGCAGCATGTGGACGTAGACCGCGAAGAAGAACATCGACGCGCCGCAGGCATGCATGTTGCGCAGCAGCCAGCCGTAGTTCACGTCACGGACGATCAGCTCGACCGACTTGAAGGCGAGATCGGCGTGCGGCGTGTAGTGCATCGCCAGGACCACGCCGGTCAGGATCTGCATCCCCAGCATGAAGGAGAGGATGGCGCCGAAGGTCCACCAGTAGTTCAGGTTGCGCGGGGTGGGATAGACGACGAAGGAGGAATGGACGAGACCGATGATCGGCAGACGTCGCTCGATCCATTGCAGGGCCGGATTGCTCGGCTGGTAGTCGGATGGTCCGCTCATGATGCGATCCTGAGGAAATAGTACGACGAGACGGCGCGAAGCTTCGGGCGAAGGCCCGAAGCTCAGCCGATCTGGATTTTGGTGTCGGAAACGAACTGGTACGGCGGCACCGGCAGGTTCGCGGGCGCGGGCCCCTGGCGGATGCGGCCGGACGAATCGTACTGCGAACCATGGCAGGGGCAGAAGAACCCGTCGTAATTGCCCTCATGAGCGATCGGGATGCAGCCGAGATGGGTGCAGATGCCGATCACGACCAGCCACTGCTCGTGGCCGGGCTTGACGCGGGCCTCGTCGGACTGCGGATCGGGCAGGCTCGCCACGTTGACGGCGCGCGCCTCGTCGATCTGCTTCTTGGTGCGGTGGCTGACGTAGATCGGCTTGCCGCGCCAGAACACCTTGATGTCCTGCCCCTCGGCGATCGGGCTGAGATCGACCTCGATCGGCGCACCGGCGGCGATGGTCGACGCATCAGGATTCATTTGAGAGATGAAGGGCCAGAGCGCAGCTGCGCCCCCTACTGCTGCAGCTGCCCCCGTTGCAACGAATAAGAAATCACGGCGTGTCGGATGGTCCGCCGAAGACGCTGTCGTCACGATTCCAACCCTTTCTT
Protein-coding regions in this window:
- a CDS encoding dienelactone hydrolase family protein; the protein is MGTAITFKRPDGKDASGYLANAARGNAPGVVVIQEWWGLSDQIKGLCDRFALAGFDALAPDLYKGKVVPYHDMDAAGKEMNSLDFMDATTQTVRGATQYLSRNGAKVGLTGFCLGGAVTIIGATKIPELAAGVVFYGIPPEQAAKPADVKIPLQAHFANKDDWCTPQLVDGFENGMKAAGKSLELFRYDAEHAFVNEQRQAVHDREAAELAWGRATEFFRKHLG
- the fbcH gene encoding cytochrome b/c1; the encoded protein is MSGPSDYQPSNPALQWIERRLPIIGLVHSSFVVYPTPRNLNYWWTFGAILSFMLGMQILTGVVLAMHYTPHADLAFKSVELIVRDVNYGWLLRNMHACGASMFFFAVYVHMLRGLYYGSYKEPREVLWILGVIIYLLMMATGFMGYVLPWGQMSFWGATVITNLFSAIPYVGESIVTLLWGGYSVGNPTLNRFFSLHYLLPFLIAGVVVLHVWALHVAGQNNPDGVEPKTEKDTVPFTPHATIKDGFGVACFLLLYAWFIFYMPNYLGDADNYIPANPGVTPPHIVPEWYYLPFYAILRSIPNKLAGVIGMFSAIIILCFLPWLDAAKTRSSKYRPLAKQFFWIFVAVCILLGYLGAQPPEGIYVIAGRVLTVCYFAYFLIVLPLLSRIETPRPVPNSISEAILAKGGKAVASVAIALVAAGALFFGSLQDARASEGSDRPPGNKWSFSGPFGKYDRGALQRGLKVYKEVCSSCHGLSFIAFRNLAEAGGPGYSVAQAAAFASEYKVKDGPNDAGDMFERPGRPADYFPSPFPNEQAARAANGGAAPPDLSLITKARSYGRGFPWFIFDFFTQYQEQGPDYVAAVLQGFEDKVPEGVTIPEGSYYNKYFPGHAIKMPKPLSDGQVTYDDGSPTTVAQYSKDVTTFLMWTAEPHMEARKRLGFQVFVFLIIFAGLMYFTKKKVWADSH
- the petA gene encoding ubiquinol-cytochrome c reductase iron-sulfur subunit, with protein sequence MTTASSADHPTRRDFLFVATGAAAAVGGAAALWPFISQMNPDASTIAAGAPIEVDLSPIAEGQDIKVFWRGKPIYVSHRTKKQIDEARAVNVASLPDPQSDEARVKPGHEQWLVVIGICTHLGCIPIAHEGNYDGFFCPCHGSQYDSSGRIRQGPAPANLPVPPYQFVSDTKIQIG